In Lactococcus garvieae subsp. garvieae, the following proteins share a genomic window:
- a CDS encoding Spx/MgsR family RNA polymerase-binding regulatory protein, which translates to MLKIYTISSNQETKEAERWLYAHKVKFIEVDLLKELVSTEEILRIVSLTEHGVEEIVETETRAYTRLNLNFKDLKLEDFMELLEENATLLKVPLMLDEKQLQIGFDEDKMQRFLEKPSKKVTDLEQQEMRTG; encoded by the coding sequence ATGCTTAAGATTTATACCATCTCCTCTAATCAGGAGACGAAAGAAGCGGAGCGCTGGCTCTATGCCCATAAAGTCAAGTTTATTGAAGTTGATCTTCTCAAAGAGCTGGTTTCGACTGAGGAAATTCTCCGAATTGTTTCCCTAACTGAACATGGAGTTGAAGAGATTGTCGAAACAGAAACTCGGGCTTACACACGTTTGAACCTTAACTTCAAGGACCTAAAGTTAGAAGATTTTATGGAGCTATTAGAAGAAAATGCGACCCTGTTGAAAGTTCCACTGATGTTGGATGAAAAACAGCTCCAAATTGGTTTTGATGAAGACAAGATGCAAAGGTTTTTAGAAAAGCCAAGTAAAAAAGTTACGGACTTAGAACAACAAGAAATGCGCACAGGCTAG
- a CDS encoding DeoR/GlpR family DNA-binding transcription regulator: MLATERKEKIMSLLKEQRTATLEELSTITQASVSTLRRDLNELEEENVLRRVHGGAELQQDLSEELSIFEKSSKNVQEKEKIAALAFEKIKEGDIIYLDAGTTVAPLCHLLNQSGKRVTIVTNSISHLPKLTSENLIVYLLGGRVKRQTDAIIGSSAIAQLSTYRFNLAFIGANAFDEELGAMTPDSEEAAIKTQAIRQSRTSYLLLDSSKIGQTSFIKFAESDQIKLITEKL; encoded by the coding sequence ATGCTCGCGACAGAACGCAAGGAAAAAATAATGAGCTTGCTCAAAGAGCAAAGAACAGCGACTTTAGAAGAACTTTCAACAATAACTCAAGCTTCTGTCTCGACCTTAAGGAGAGATCTCAATGAGCTTGAAGAAGAAAATGTCTTGCGCCGCGTTCATGGAGGCGCAGAACTCCAACAAGACCTCTCAGAAGAGCTATCTATTTTTGAGAAATCTTCCAAAAACGTTCAAGAAAAAGAAAAAATCGCAGCTTTGGCTTTTGAAAAGATAAAAGAAGGCGACATTATCTACTTGGATGCTGGAACTACAGTTGCGCCGCTCTGCCATTTGCTTAATCAATCGGGCAAGCGTGTCACTATCGTGACCAACTCGATTAGCCATCTTCCAAAATTAACCAGTGAAAACCTCATCGTTTATTTGCTTGGTGGTCGAGTGAAACGTCAAACAGATGCCATCATTGGCAGTTCGGCCATCGCTCAACTTAGTACTTATCGTTTTAATCTTGCTTTTATCGGGGCCAATGCTTTTGACGAAGAGCTGGGAGCTATGACACCGGACAGTGAAGAAGCAGCGATTAAGACACAGGCGATCCGTCAAAGTCGGACAAGCTATCTCCTCCTGGACAGTAGTAAAATCGGTCAAACAAGCTTTATCAAGTTTGCTGAAAGTGACCAAATAAAACTTATAACGGAGAAATTATGA
- the pfkB gene encoding 1-phosphofructokinase: MIYTVTLNPALDYFMDFDQAELGQVNRATETRMLPGGKGIVESRMMSLLKVENTALGFLGGFPGKFIQDYLENIGSQSDFTPIAGTTRINTKIKVNAQEETSFDAAGPDLSDAEIQAFLSKFDKLKNDDIVVFAGTIPKILGEDFYEVLIEKVKARDAQFAIDVDGQKLLKTLKHEPLIIKPNREELEEIYSVKFDVKEDIIPYGQKLLAEGAQNVMISMAGDGALLFTGKETYFAAPIKGELKNSIGAGDSTVAGFLAEWSRSQDALAAFKQGVACGTAKVFSEDMPSESFLKECFEKVTIEKINED; the protein is encoded by the coding sequence ATGATATACACAGTAACACTAAATCCAGCATTAGATTATTTTATGGATTTTGATCAGGCTGAACTTGGACAAGTCAACCGAGCAACAGAAACGCGTATGCTTCCTGGTGGTAAAGGGATTGTTGAGAGTCGCATGATGTCTCTTTTAAAGGTAGAGAATACAGCCCTTGGTTTTCTTGGAGGTTTCCCAGGAAAATTTATTCAGGATTATCTTGAAAACATCGGAAGCCAGTCCGATTTCACTCCGATTGCAGGAACGACACGCATTAACACAAAAATAAAAGTCAATGCGCAAGAAGAAACTTCTTTTGATGCCGCCGGCCCTGACTTATCTGATGCTGAAATTCAAGCCTTCTTAAGTAAATTTGACAAGCTGAAAAATGATGATATTGTCGTTTTTGCGGGTACCATTCCTAAAATTTTAGGGGAAGACTTCTATGAAGTCTTGATTGAGAAAGTGAAAGCCAGAGACGCACAGTTTGCTATTGATGTGGACGGACAAAAGTTGCTGAAAACATTGAAACATGAGCCACTTATCATCAAACCTAACCGTGAAGAATTAGAAGAAATTTATTCTGTTAAGTTTGACGTTAAAGAAGATATCATCCCTTATGGTCAAAAACTTTTGGCAGAGGGGGCACAAAATGTCATGATTTCTATGGCAGGGGATGGTGCATTACTCTTCACAGGTAAGGAAACTTATTTTGCCGCTCCAATCAAAGGAGAGCTGAAAAACTCTATCGGTGCAGGAGATTCGACAGTTGCAGGTTTCCTTGCGGAATGGAGCCGCAGCCAGGATGCTTTAGCTGCCTTTAAACAAGGGGTTGCCTGTGGTACAGCTAAGGTCTTCTCAGAAGACATGCCGAGTGAAAGCTTCTTAAAAGAATGCTTTGAAAAAGTAACAATCGAAAAAATAAACGAAGATTAG